Proteins from one bacterium genomic window:
- a CDS encoding DUF72 domain-containing protein, protein MANFIRRIFQQPQPSYQTLQDFNVAFCIYDRDLVETPLEVTTDYIYIRLHGSGPTYGGKYQTKHLEAWAKRIQEWKKQHRDIWFYFNNDWQGYAINNALELKRLVQTK, encoded by the coding sequence TTGGCAAATTTTATCCGGAGAATCTTCCAACAGCCACAGCCGTCTTATCAAACGCTGCAAGACTTCAACGTTGCCTTTTGCATCTATGACCGCGATCTTGTCGAAACCCCGCTGGAAGTGACAACAGATTACATTTACATCCGGCTCCATGGATCAGGACCGACGTACGGTGGAAAGTATCAGACTAAACATCTTGAAGCCTGGGCAAAACGAATTCAGGAATGGAAGAAGCAGCACCGCGACATCTGGTTCTACTTCAACAATGACTGGCAGGGTTACGCGATCAATAACGCGCTGGAGCTTAAACGACTCGTTCAAACAAAGTAG